GGCGGCCCTGCCCAAGACGCTGGGCCAGCCCGTCGTGGTGGAGAACCTGGCGGGCGCGAGCGGCAACATCGGCACGGAGAAGGTGGCGCGGGCCGCGCCGGACGGCTACACCTTCCTGGTCACGGTCAACACCTTCGTCATGAACCAGCCGCTGTACCGGGAAAAGCTGCATTACGACCCGGTGAAGGACTTTGCCCCGGTCAGCCTGACGTCCTGGGGCACGCTGCTGCTCGTGACGCACCCATCCAATCCCGTCAACACGGTGCGGCAGATGGAGGACGCCGCGCGCAAGCAACCCGGCAAGCTCACCTACGGCACGCCGGGCGTCGGCACGCCGCATCACCTGGCAATGGCGCTGCTGCTGGACCAGACCAAGGTGTCCCTGCTGCACGTGCCCTACAAAGGCACGGCCGGCGCCGTGACCGACATGCTGGCCGGCCGCCTCGACTACATGTTCCTGCCCGTGCACGTGGCGCTGCCGCAGATCAAAGCGGGCAAGCTCAAGGCCATCGCCACCGGCAGCCCCAAACGCATGCCGCAATTGCCGGACGTCCCGACGTTGACCGAATCCGGACTGCAGGGCGCCGACGTGGACATGTGGTACGGCGTGCTCGCCCCACGCGGCACCCCGAAGGAGATCGTCGACAGCCTGAACCGGCAGATCGCCGAAGCGCTGAAGGCGCCTTCGGTGGCCACCGCTTTCGAGGCGCAGGGCATGGTGCCCGCCACCTCCACGCCCGAGGAATTCGGCGCGCTCATCGCCAAGGATGCCAAACGCTGGAGCGACGTGGTGGATCGCGCCGGCATCAAGGCCGACTGACCCGCCACGCCGGATGGATCGGATGGCGGAACGAATGGAAGGATTCATGCAACTCTACAGCTTCTTCAATAGCTCGACCTCATACCGGGTACGCATCGCCATGGCCTTGAAGGGCCTGCGGTACGACTATCTGCCGGTCAACATCCGCGTGCTGGAGCACCGCAAGGACGACTACGTCGATCGCAATCCCTCGGCCAGCGTGCCGCTGCTGGTGGACGGCGAAATGAGCCTGGGCCAGTCCCTGGCGATCATCGACTATCTGGACGCGGCCCATCCAAAGCCGCGCCTGTTGCCACAGGACCCCGCGCTTCGCGCGCGCGTCCTGGAAGTGAGCAGCGTCATCGCCTGCGATATGCACCCTGTCAACAACCTGCGCATCCTGCGCTACCTGCAGGACGTCCTTGGCGTATCGGCGGAGCAGAAGAACGCCTGGTACGCGCACTGGATCCGCGAAGGCATGACTGCCGTCGAAACGCTGCTGCAACGCCACGGCAGCGGCGCTTATTGCTTTGGCGATGCGCCCACCCTGGCCGACTGCTGCCTGGTGCCGCAGATCGCCAATGCCGAACGCATGGGGTGCGATATGTCGGCCTACCCGCGCGCCATGGCGGTGTACGCGCACTGCCAGGCGCAGCCGGCGTTCCAACAGGCCGCTCCCCGCAACCAGCCCGACTTCATCGCGTAGCGGCGCGGCCGACGCGAAATCCGGAGACATCATGCAGGAACCCGATCCCCACGGACGCCCGTTGCGGACGTATGACGACCCCGGCTACGTCCCGCTGTGCGAGACGCTTGCCGACGTACGCGCCAACATCGACCGGCTGGACGATGAGATCGTGCGGCTGATCGCCGAGCGCGCCATGTACGTCAAGGACGCCGCGCGCTTCAAGGGCGACGCCTTCCAGGTGAGCGCGCCGGCGCGCCAGGAAGAAGTGTTCGCCAAAGCGCGCGCACTGGCGCAGCGACACAACCGCGGCTTCGAAAACCTGGACCAGGTCGTCGATGCGACGTATCGGGCCATGGTGGCCGCCTTCATCGCCAACGAGCAGCATTACTTCAACACCATGAAAAAAATCGGAGACTCGAAGTGAACAAGCATGCATGCAGCCGCCTGCGACGCGCCCTGGCCATCATGGGCATCGCGATGCTGGCCCCCGTGGCCGCCGCGCACGCCGCCGACTGGCCCAGCCAGCCCTTCCGCGTGCTGGTGCCCTATGGCGTCGGCTCCAGCCCGGACCAGGTCGCCCGCATCGTCAGCGAAAAAGCCGGCGCCATTCTGGGCCAAACCATGGTCGTGGAGAACAAGCCCGGGGCCGGCGGCAATATCGGCACGTTCGCCATCGCCAGCGCCAAGCCGGATGGCTATACCTTCGGCGTATCGATCACCGGCCCGCTGGTGAACAACACTCTGCTTTTCGACAAGCTTCCCTACGACCCCAAGCGCGACCTGGCGCCGCTCACGCTTGCCGTGCACCAGCCCAACGTGCTCGTCGTGCCGGCCAAGTCCGGCATCCAGAACGTCACGCAGCTGCTGGACGAGATCAGGAAGAATCCGGACAAGTTCAACTTCCCCTCGCCGGGCGCGGGCACCGTATCGCATCTGGCCGTGGAACTGATGCTGCAGCAGATCGGCGCGCGGGCCGTGCACGTGCCCTACCCGTCGTCTCCGGCCGCGCTGACGTCGGTGCTGTCCGGCGACACGCAATTTGCCGCCCTGCCGCCCATCGCGGTCATGCCCATGGTGAAGGACGGGCGGCTGCGCGCGCTGGCCGTGACGTCGTCGCAGCGCTCGTCGCTGCTGCCCGATATTCCCACGCTGGCGGACGCGGGCGTGCAGGGCGTCGAAGGCTCGGCCTGGATCGGTTTCGTCATATCCTCCCAGGTGCCCGCGGACATCCGCCAGAAGCTCGCGGACGCGTTGATCCAGGCCATCAAGGATCCGGAAGTGGCCAAGCGCCTGCGCGCCCAATACATGGATCCCGTGGGCGACACCCCCCAGGCGTTCCGCGCCTACATGGACGACGAATTGAAGCGGTGGGGTCCGCTGATCGAAAAGCTTGGCATCAAAGGCCAGTAGGGCCGGGAGTTATCAGATGTATGTGACCGAACCTTCGCGACGCATCGCCGTACACGGCGAATTCGACGTGGTTGTTTTGGGAGGCGGGCCCGCCGGGCTGCTGGCCGCCGCAAGCGCGGCACGCAACGGCGCCAGCGTGCTGCTGATCGAGCGCTACGGCTTCCTGGGCGGCATGGGCACGGCCGCCGGCGTCTCGAATTTCTGCGGCCTGCACGCCAACATCCACGGCGATATCCAGCAGGTCGTGCACGGCATGACGGATGAACTGCTGGACCGCATGCGCGCGATGGACGGCCTGAACGAGCCGCATTTGATCCTGGGCAAGATCCACGCGCAGGCCTACGACATTTCCGCATTCAAATGCGCGGCGGATGGTCTGCTCCACGACAGCGGCGCGCGCGTCCTGTTCCATGCGCAGGCCTGCGGCGTGACGCGCAACGATGACGGCCAGCTGGACGCCGTCATCCTGGAAACCAAATCGGGCCGGCAGGCTGTGCGCGCGCGCATCTTCGTCGATTGCACGGGCGACGCCGATCTGGCCCATTGGGCGGGCCTGCCCTACGAAAAGGGCGATGCGCAAGGTCACATGCTCTATCCCACTCTGATGTTCAAGGTGGGGAACGTGGACGCCGCGCGGGCGCAGGAAGCGTGGAAGACGATTCCACAGCTGATGGACCAGGCCGAAGCCAGCGGCGAGTTCCGTTTCCCGCGGCGCGGCGCCATCGTGCGTCCGCAGAAACACGACTACGAGTGGCGGGTCAACGTCACACAGCTTTGCAACGCCGACGGGTCCGCGGCCGACGGCACGGACGCCGTTTCACTGTCCGCCGGCGAGCTGGAGGGCCGGCGCCAGATCGTCGAATACCTGAAGTTCCTGCGCGCCAAGGTGCCGGGTTTCGAGAACGCCTATGTCCTCGACATCGCGCCGCAGCTCGGCATCCGCGAAACTCGGCGGGTCGTCGCCGAGTACATGCTGTCGAAGGAAGACGTACTGGGTTGCGCCGACTTCGAGGACAGCATCGGCGTAAACGGCTGGCCTCTTGAGATCCATATGGCGGGCGACGTGAAATGGGTGTGGCCGCCGATCCCCGAATCGCGCGGCTACAACCAGCTGCCGTTCCGCATGATCGTGCCGCGCCGGGCGGCCGGCCAGCCGGACAACGTGCTGGTGGCGGGACGCTGCGCCGGCATGACGCACGAGGGACAATCCGCCGCGCGCGTCAGCGGCAGCTGCTTCGTGATGGGAGAAGCGGCCGGCACGGCGGCGGCCATGGCGCTGCAACGCGGCATCGCTCCCCGGGACCTGCCCGCAGCCGAGCTGCAGCAGCGACTGCGTCAGCAGGGGGTGTGGTTATAAACCCACCCCCGAAGCGCTGCCGCGCTTCCCCCTCAAGGGGGCGACGCTGGCGGACCGGCGGAGCCGGATCCGCGGCGTCCCCGATCGTGGGGCACCTGTTTTCATGGGGGCGGTGGTGGGCCCATCCCCGAAGCGCTGGCGCGCTTCCCCTTCAAGGGGGCGCGCCTGCGGACCGGAGGGAAAGCCCACCCCCGAAGCGCTGCCGCGCTTCCCCCTCAAGGGGGCGCGCCTGCGGACCGGAGGGAAAGCCCACCCCCGAAGCGCTGCCGCGCTTCCCCCTCAAGGGGGCGCGCCTGCGGACCGGCGGAGCCGGATCCGCGGCGCCCCGGTCGGCGCTACTGGCGCGGTGGGCTCTACTGGCGCGGTGGGCTCTACTGGCCGGTGGGCCCTGCTGCCTGGGTGGGCACTGTTCTTGTGGTGCGGTTTGAATGAATGAGAAGGAAGAAGGAATATGAGCGGGACATCTCATCAATCCGTCATCGTCGTCGGTGGCGGGATCGGCGGGCTGGCGGCGGCGCTGGCGCTGGCGCGCCTGGGCATTCGCGTGCAGGTGTTGGAACAGGCCGCGCAGATCGGTGAGATCGGGGCTGGGATCCAGCTGGGGCCCAATGCCTTCGCGGCGCTGGATGCGCTGGGCGTCGGCGAGAACGCCCGCAAGCGCGCGGTGTTCACCGACCACATCATCATGATGGACGCGGTGGATGCGCAGGAAGTGGTGCGGATCGATACGGGGGAAGCCTTCCGGGAGCGATTCGGCGGTCCCTACGCCGTCATTCACCGCACGGACATACACCTGTCCATTCTGGAAGCGGTACGCGAGAACCCGCTGATCGGGTTCAAGACATCGACGCAGGTCGCGGGCCTTGAGCAGGACGGCAACGGCGTGGAAGTCATCGACACGAATGGCGAGCGCTATCGCGCGGATGCCGTGGTGGGCTGCGATGGCGTCAAATCCGTGATCCGGCAGCGGCTGGTGGGCGATGAGGCGCGGGTCACCGGCCACGTGGTCTATCGAGCCGTGGTCGAGCGCGAGAACATGCCCGAGGAATTGCGCATCAATGCCCCGGTCCTGTGGGCCGGCCCGCGCTGCCACCTGGTCCACTATCCCTTGCGAGGCGGGCAGCAGTTCAATCTGGTCGTCACCTTCCACAGCCGCGAGCAGGAGGTCTGGGGCGTGCGCGAAGGCAGCAAGGAAGAAGTGCTGTCCTATTTCCAGGGCATCCATCCGCGCCCGCACCAGATGTTGGACCGCCCGACTTCGTGGAAACGCTGGGCCACGGCGGACCGCGATCCGGTCGAACGCTGGGGCGAGGGGCGCGCGACGGTGCTGGGGGACGCCGCGCATCCGATGGTGCAGTACATGGCCCAGGGCGCCTGCATGGCGCTGGAGGACGCCGTCACGCTGGGCGCCGCCGTCCGCGCCTGCGACATGGACCTGGAAGCGGGTTTCCGCCGCTACGAGTCGGTGCGCATCCCGCGCACGGCGCGCGTGGTGTGGTCCACCCGCGAAATGGGGCGCATCTATCACGCCCAGGGGGTGGAACGCCTGGTGCGCAATTCGCTGTGGGAAGGACGCACGCAATCGCAGTTCTACGACGCGCTGCAGTGGCTGTACGGCTGGCGCGTGCCCACCTTCTGAGAACCACCCTGGCGGGCTATTTGCTTTCGCGCTTCGGCCACCTGCCGGCGCCGCGCGCCGGCACACCGCCGGCAACAAAAAACCCCGCCATGCGCCAGCCGCATGGCGGGGTGTCCTCGGAAGCCAGCGGTCAGTTCAGGCTGGCGCCCGAAACCTTCACGATTTCCTTGTACTTGTCCTTCTCGCTGCGCACGAAGTCGGCGAACTGCGCCGACGACATCGGCTTGGCGTCCGAACCCATCAGCAACAGGCGCTGGCGCACGTCCGGTTGCATCAGCGCCGCGCTATAGGCCTTGTTCAGCTTGTCCACGACCGGCTGCGGCGTGCCGCCCGTCGTGAATACGCCGAACCACGTGCCCAAGTCGAAGTTCTTCACGCCCGCCTCTTCAACGGTGGGCACTTCGGGCAAGATCGAGGAGCGGGCCTTGGTCGTGACGGCCAGCACCTTGACCTTGCCATCCTTGATCAGCGGGGCGGACGCGGCCAGGTTGTCGAACATGAAGTCCGACTGCCCCGACAGCAGCGCCAGCTGCGCCGGCGCAGCGCCCTGGTAAGGGATGTGCTCGACCTTGATGCCGGCGCGCGCCTTCAAAAGCTCGCCCGCCAGATGGCCCGCGCTGCCATTGCCGCCGGAACCATAGTTCAACTTGCCGGGATTCGCCTTGGCGTAGGCAATCAGATCGCCCAGGTTCCGGATATTGTTGTTCTTGGCGAAATCGACGTTGACGACCAGCACATTGGGGACGGACGCCACCAGCGTGACCGGCGCGAAATCCTTGACCGGGTCGTACGGCAGGTTGGAGAACAGCCAGGGGTTGATCGCATGCGTAGCGACCGCGCCCATGACCAGCGTATAACCGTCCGGCTGCGCCTTGGCCGCCAGATCCGCGCCGATATTGCCGCCGGCGCCGGAGCGGTTTTCCACGATCACCGGCTGTCCCAGATCGCCGCGCACCTTTTCCGCGAGCATGCGCGCCATGGTGTCCAGCGGGCCGCCCGGGGGATAGGGCACGATGAAGCGCAACGGCTTGGACGGATAATCATCGGCATGGCTGGCCACAGGCGCCACGGCCGCGAGCGCAAGCGCGCCGCAGGCCAGGATGCGGCCCAGGCGGCCTGAAGTTTTCGGGAACATGTCCTCCACCCTCCTACGTTTTGAAATACTGCGTAGCATAACCTGAGCAACCGCCGCAACCGTGGCGTCCACGCCGCAAATTCCAAAGCCGAAGCGCCGCAAGAAGCGGCTGCTGCGCACGCTCCACACATCGGCCTTTCAAAGGCGATCGGCCAGGCGCCCAGCGGACGGCAAGCGGCTTGTGCCCTCTCGCAAGAAGCGAATCCGAGCGGGCGCCGCGGATCCGGCTCCGCCGGTCCGCGGGGCGCCCCCCGAGGGGGTAGCGCGCAGCGCTTCGGGGGTGGGCTTTCCCTTCTAATGGAGGATCTGGCTCAGGAACAGTTTCGTCCGCTCGTTCTGCGGACGGTCGAAGAACGCGTCCGGCGTGTTCTGTTCGATGATCTCGCCCCGGTCCATGAAGATGACGCGGTCCGCGACCTTGCGGGCGAAACCCATCTCGTGCGTGACGCACAGCATGGTCACGCCGCTTTCTTCGGCCAGCTTTACCATGACGTCCAGCACTTCCTTCACCATCTCTGGATCGAGCGCCGACGTCGGCTCATCGAACAGCATGATCTTCGGGCTCATGCAAAGCGAACGCGCGATGGCAACGCGCTGCTGCTGGCCGCCCGACAGCTGTCCCGGAAACTTGTTGGCCTGCTCGGGAATACGGACCCGTTCCAGATACTTCAGCGCCGTCGCCTCAGCCTCGGCGCGCGGCTTCTTCAGCACCCACATGGGCCCCAGCGTCAGGTTTTCCAGCACCGTCAGGTGAGGGAACAGATTGAAGTGCTGGAACACCATGCCGACCTCGCGCCGGATGGTCTCGATGTGCTTGAGATCGTTGGTCAGTTCCGTCCCGTTGACGACAATCTGGCCCTGCTGGTGTTCTTCCAGGCGGTTGATGCAGCGGATCAGGGTGGATTTGCCCGATCCCGAAGGGCCGCAGATAACGATGCGTTCACCGGGCGCGACGTCCAGATTGATATTGCGCAGAACGTGGAACTGTCCGTACCACTTGTTGACGCCCTGCATACGAATGATGGCCTCGGCCATGCGCGCACTCCCTTGTCGCGGCAGCCGCGCCGTTCGTGGCGGCGCGGCACGCCTGCTTATCGTTGATAGCCCTGCGCCAGCCGCCGCTCCAGCGCCTGGCTGTACTTGGACATCGAGAAACAGAAAATGAAGTAGATGAAGGCGATGAACAGATAGGCTTCGACGCCGAAACCCCGCCACGCCGCGTCGGACAGCGCGGCCTTGGCCGCCAGCGTCAGGTCGAAGATGCCGATGATGACGACCAGCGACGTGTCCTTGAACAGCGAAATGAAGATGCCGACCAGCGGAGGGATCACGATGCGCAGCGCCTGCGGCAGGATGATCTTGCGCATCTGCTGCCAATAGGTCAGGCCCAGCGAGGCAGCGCCTTCGTACTGGCCTTTCGGGATGGCTTGCAGCCCCCCGCGCACCGTTTCCGCGATGTAGGCCGCGGCGAACATGATGATGGCGATCTGCGCGCGCAGCAGCTTGTCGATGGAATAGCCTTCGGGCAGGAAAAGCGGCAGCATGACCGACGACATGAACAACAGGCTGATCAGGGGCACGCCCCGGATCAGCTCGATGTACACGACGCACAGCGCCTTGATGGCCGGCAGGCGCGATCGCCGGCCCAGCGCGAGCAGCACGCCGATGGGAAAGGCGAAAGCGATGCCGAACGTGGCAAGGATAAGCGTCAGCGGAAGTCCGCCCCAGCGGGCGTTTTCGACATAGGTCAATCCGAACACGCCGCCCCACATCAGGACCGCGACGACCGCCAGTCCGGCGATCCAGAGAATGGCAAGTTTCGGCCGCCAGAAACGGCGGATGCCGCTGCACACGACCACCGCCACCAGGACGACGCTCGCCAGCAGCGGCCGCCATTGTTCGTCGTACGGATAGGTGCCGAACAGGATCAGGCGGTGTTTCTCGCGAATGAAGGCCCAGCAGGCGCCGGCCGACGCGCGGCACTCCTGGGCCGTAGACGCCGAGAAATTGGCCCGGATGACGAGCCACTCCGCCAGCGCCGGCACCGCGAGAAGCAGAAACCAGGCGATAAGGACCGTCAGCAGGATGTTCAGGGGCGAGGAAAACAGCCGGGCCCGCATCCATCCCAGCGGACCGGTATGCGTGGACGGCGGGGGCAGCTGCGCGGCGGCATTGGGCGTCGCGTTCAAGGCAAGGTCCTCCGGTGACGCAAGGCGCCTTGCGCGCCGGGAACGGGCATGGCTTGCGTGCGCATCACCGCTCCACGAGCGCAATGCGCTTGTTGTACCAGTTCATCAACACGGAAATGGTCAGGCTGACCGTCAGATAGGCCGCCATGATGATCAGGATGCCTTCGATCGCCTGGCCCGTCTGGTTAAGGGTGGTGTTCACCACGGACACGATGTCGGGATAGCCGATGGCGACGGCCAGCGAACTGTTCTTGGTCAGGTTCAGGTACTGGCTGGTCATGGGCGGGATGATGACGCGCAGCGCCTGGGGCAGCACTACCAGCCGCAGCACCAGCGAGCGCCGCAGGCCCAGCGAACCGGCCGCCTCCCATTGCCCGATATTGACCGCCTGGATGCCGGAGCGCACGACTTCGGCAACGAAGGCGGATGTGTAGATCACCAGCCCGGCCAGCAGCGCGGCGAACTCCGGGGTGAGCGTAACGCCGCCGGCGAAGTTGAAGCCGCGCAGCACCGGCACATCCAGCGACAGCGAAGCGCCGCTGGCCAGCCAACCGAGCAGCGGCAAAGCGATGATCAGACCGATGGCCCAGCGCGTGAGCGGGAAGATTCGTCCCGTGGCCTCGCGCCGTTTGTTGCCCCAGTGCGCCAGCGCCAGCGTCAGCGCGATCGCCAGCCCCAGGCCGCCCAGCATCCAGTCCAGCGCGTCGCCCTGCAAGGACGGCAGTTTCAACCCGCGGTTGGATATGAAAACACCCGGCATGGGCTGGTGCGCCTGCCGCGGGCCCGGCATGTTTTCCGTGATCAGCGCATACCAGAAGAACAGCTGCAGCAGCAGCGGAATGTTGCGCATGACCTCGACATACAGGGACGCCAGCCTGGAGACGAGCCAGTTGCGCGACAGCCGCGCGATGCCGATCAGCGTGCCGAGCAGGGTGGCCAGCACGATTCCGGTCACCGCC
The sequence above is a segment of the Bordetella genomosp. 9 genome. Coding sequences within it:
- a CDS encoding tripartite tricarboxylate transporter substrate binding protein — protein: MKNKMIATCRALAAWSVGLVMALTAAASQAAWPERPVTLVVPFTPGTGIDLIARQLSAALPKTLGQPVVVENLAGASGNIGTEKVARAAPDGYTFLVTVNTFVMNQPLYREKLHYDPVKDFAPVSLTSWGTLLLVTHPSNPVNTVRQMEDAARKQPGKLTYGTPGVGTPHHLAMALLLDQTKVSLLHVPYKGTAGAVTDMLAGRLDYMFLPVHVALPQIKAGKLKAIATGSPKRMPQLPDVPTLTESGLQGADVDMWYGVLAPRGTPKEIVDSLNRQIAEALKAPSVATAFEAQGMVPATSTPEEFGALIAKDAKRWSDVVDRAGIKAD
- the maiA gene encoding maleylacetoacetate isomerase, whose product is MQLYSFFNSSTSYRVRIAMALKGLRYDYLPVNIRVLEHRKDDYVDRNPSASVPLLVDGEMSLGQSLAIIDYLDAAHPKPRLLPQDPALRARVLEVSSVIACDMHPVNNLRILRYLQDVLGVSAEQKNAWYAHWIREGMTAVETLLQRHGSGAYCFGDAPTLADCCLVPQIANAERMGCDMSAYPRAMAVYAHCQAQPAFQQAAPRNQPDFIA
- a CDS encoding chorismate mutase, which codes for MQEPDPHGRPLRTYDDPGYVPLCETLADVRANIDRLDDEIVRLIAERAMYVKDAARFKGDAFQVSAPARQEEVFAKARALAQRHNRGFENLDQVVDATYRAMVAAFIANEQHYFNTMKKIGDSK
- a CDS encoding Bug family tripartite tricarboxylate transporter substrate binding protein, which codes for MGIAMLAPVAAAHAADWPSQPFRVLVPYGVGSSPDQVARIVSEKAGAILGQTMVVENKPGAGGNIGTFAIASAKPDGYTFGVSITGPLVNNTLLFDKLPYDPKRDLAPLTLAVHQPNVLVVPAKSGIQNVTQLLDEIRKNPDKFNFPSPGAGTVSHLAVELMLQQIGARAVHVPYPSSPAALTSVLSGDTQFAALPPIAVMPMVKDGRLRALAVTSSQRSSLLPDIPTLADAGVQGVEGSAWIGFVISSQVPADIRQKLADALIQAIKDPEVAKRLRAQYMDPVGDTPQAFRAYMDDELKRWGPLIEKLGIKGQ
- a CDS encoding FAD-dependent oxidoreductase, with protein sequence MYVTEPSRRIAVHGEFDVVVLGGGPAGLLAAASAARNGASVLLIERYGFLGGMGTAAGVSNFCGLHANIHGDIQQVVHGMTDELLDRMRAMDGLNEPHLILGKIHAQAYDISAFKCAADGLLHDSGARVLFHAQACGVTRNDDGQLDAVILETKSGRQAVRARIFVDCTGDADLAHWAGLPYEKGDAQGHMLYPTLMFKVGNVDAARAQEAWKTIPQLMDQAEASGEFRFPRRGAIVRPQKHDYEWRVNVTQLCNADGSAADGTDAVSLSAGELEGRRQIVEYLKFLRAKVPGFENAYVLDIAPQLGIRETRRVVAEYMLSKEDVLGCADFEDSIGVNGWPLEIHMAGDVKWVWPPIPESRGYNQLPFRMIVPRRAAGQPDNVLVAGRCAGMTHEGQSAARVSGSCFVMGEAAGTAAAMALQRGIAPRDLPAAELQQRLRQQGVWL
- a CDS encoding 3-hydroxybenzoate 6-monooxygenase encodes the protein MSGTSHQSVIVVGGGIGGLAAALALARLGIRVQVLEQAAQIGEIGAGIQLGPNAFAALDALGVGENARKRAVFTDHIIMMDAVDAQEVVRIDTGEAFRERFGGPYAVIHRTDIHLSILEAVRENPLIGFKTSTQVAGLEQDGNGVEVIDTNGERYRADAVVGCDGVKSVIRQRLVGDEARVTGHVVYRAVVERENMPEELRINAPVLWAGPRCHLVHYPLRGGQQFNLVVTFHSREQEVWGVREGSKEEVLSYFQGIHPRPHQMLDRPTSWKRWATADRDPVERWGEGRATVLGDAAHPMVQYMAQGACMALEDAVTLGAAVRACDMDLEAGFRRYESVRIPRTARVVWSTREMGRIYHAQGVERLVRNSLWEGRTQSQFYDALQWLYGWRVPTF
- a CDS encoding Bug family tripartite tricarboxylate transporter substrate binding protein, with amino-acid sequence MFPKTSGRLGRILACGALALAAVAPVASHADDYPSKPLRFIVPYPPGGPLDTMARMLAEKVRGDLGQPVIVENRSGAGGNIGADLAAKAQPDGYTLVMGAVATHAINPWLFSNLPYDPVKDFAPVTLVASVPNVLVVNVDFAKNNNIRNLGDLIAYAKANPGKLNYGSGGNGSAGHLAGELLKARAGIKVEHIPYQGAAPAQLALLSGQSDFMFDNLAASAPLIKDGKVKVLAVTTKARSSILPEVPTVEEAGVKNFDLGTWFGVFTTGGTPQPVVDKLNKAYSAALMQPDVRQRLLLMGSDAKPMSSAQFADFVRSEKDKYKEIVKVSGASLN
- a CDS encoding amino acid ABC transporter ATP-binding protein, producing the protein MAEAIIRMQGVNKWYGQFHVLRNINLDVAPGERIVICGPSGSGKSTLIRCINRLEEHQQGQIVVNGTELTNDLKHIETIRREVGMVFQHFNLFPHLTVLENLTLGPMWVLKKPRAEAEATALKYLERVRIPEQANKFPGQLSGGQQQRVAIARSLCMSPKIMLFDEPTSALDPEMVKEVLDVMVKLAEESGVTMLCVTHEMGFARKVADRVIFMDRGEIIEQNTPDAFFDRPQNERTKLFLSQILH
- a CDS encoding amino acid ABC transporter permease, whose protein sequence is MRARLFSSPLNILLTVLIAWFLLLAVPALAEWLVIRANFSASTAQECRASAGACWAFIREKHRLILFGTYPYDEQWRPLLASVVLVAVVVCSGIRRFWRPKLAILWIAGLAVVAVLMWGGVFGLTYVENARWGGLPLTLILATFGIAFAFPIGVLLALGRRSRLPAIKALCVVYIELIRGVPLISLLFMSSVMLPLFLPEGYSIDKLLRAQIAIIMFAAAYIAETVRGGLQAIPKGQYEGAASLGLTYWQQMRKIILPQALRIVIPPLVGIFISLFKDTSLVVIIGIFDLTLAAKAALSDAAWRGFGVEAYLFIAFIYFIFCFSMSKYSQALERRLAQGYQR
- a CDS encoding amino acid ABC transporter permease — encoded protein: MTPASKAPPNGAPVRKLSWNDPGVRSIVYQIVAVAIVAWVAWFLVSNTLHNLSSRNISTGFGFLGREAGFAIGETAIRYTPADTYGRAVMVGILNTLRVAVTGIVLATLLGTLIGIARLSRNWLVSRLASLYVEVMRNIPLLLQLFFWYALITENMPGPRQAHQPMPGVFISNRGLKLPSLQGDALDWMLGGLGLAIALTLALAHWGNKRREATGRIFPLTRWAIGLIIALPLLGWLASGASLSLDVPVLRGFNFAGGVTLTPEFAALLAGLVIYTSAFVAEVVRSGIQAVNIGQWEAAGSLGLRRSLVLRLVVLPQALRVIIPPMTSQYLNLTKNSSLAVAIGYPDIVSVVNTTLNQTGQAIEGILIIMAAYLTVSLTISVLMNWYNKRIALVER